The Sulfurospirillum halorespirans DSM 13726 genome has a window encoding:
- a CDS encoding winged helix-turn-helix domain-containing protein produces MSEMEELIKKYLNEKGKLDCSDGFKIAAKLKCSTLEVGACAKAMDIRIDSCELGQFGKLEGGIYDIEAENRLKPLLDEKNRVTCKAARAQAAGIGLKKIRGTLKEKNYDVTFCELGCFKEKLRPRLYVKTKTWIENAEGELLFGKGKTEILELIEQEGSISKASEKIGMNYKKAWTHIKILQRNINDTMVQTKQGGGEDAGTTLTPVAREFMDHYRKLQADIENYANERFKELFLKPRNKKEFED; encoded by the coding sequence ATGTCTGAGATGGAAGAACTGATTAAAAAATATTTGAATGAAAAAGGCAAACTAGATTGTTCCGATGGCTTTAAAATCGCAGCAAAACTTAAGTGCTCAACGCTCGAAGTAGGTGCCTGTGCTAAAGCGATGGATATACGCATCGACTCGTGTGAACTAGGACAGTTTGGCAAACTTGAGGGTGGCATCTACGACATAGAAGCCGAAAACCGTCTCAAACCTCTTTTAGATGAAAAAAACCGCGTTACATGTAAAGCGGCTCGTGCCCAAGCTGCAGGAATTGGACTTAAAAAGATTCGTGGTACACTCAAAGAGAAAAACTACGATGTAACCTTTTGTGAACTAGGCTGTTTTAAAGAAAAACTACGCCCACGTCTGTATGTTAAGACGAAAACGTGGATTGAAAATGCTGAAGGTGAGCTTCTTTTTGGAAAAGGGAAAACCGAGATATTGGAGCTGATTGAGCAAGAGGGATCTATCTCTAAGGCGTCTGAAAAAATCGGCATGAACTATAAAAAAGCATGGACGCACATCAAGATTTTGCAACGAAACATCAACGACACGATGGTGCAAACCAAACAAGGTGGTGGGGAAGATGCGGGTACAACACTCACCCCAGTAGCGCGTGAATTTATGGACCATTACCGTAAACTGCAAGCCGACATCGAGAATTATGCCAATGAGCGCTTTAAAGAGTTGTTTCTAAAACCACGAAATAAAAAAGAGTTTGAAGACTAA
- the fdhD gene encoding formate dehydrogenase accessory sulfurtransferase FdhD, which translates to MEAVFKTTITKIKGKEKFEREDTLVREIKLELYVNGAKVGAVMATPVDQEALAIGYLMSENIIEKFSDVTSLKLLNDGMRVEIEAKVNEDNIKKLNAEGVVISGCGKSMTANIDPEAIEAKVIKSDFSISAERLSTAMSQFYTECPLYEQTGCVHTAKLFTDENTYFIGEDIAQHNTIDKVVGKAQMAGIDVRSAFLMVSGRLSSEMVAKAVMHQIPILASRTASTCLGLMIAEKFGLTLIGFVRGDTMNVYRHPRRIHV; encoded by the coding sequence ATGGAAGCAGTTTTTAAAACAACGATCACCAAGATTAAAGGCAAAGAGAAGTTTGAGCGAGAAGATACACTTGTTCGTGAGATCAAGTTAGAACTCTACGTCAATGGCGCTAAAGTGGGTGCTGTTATGGCAACACCTGTGGATCAAGAAGCACTGGCGATTGGTTACTTAATGAGTGAAAATATCATCGAAAAATTTAGTGATGTCACTTCTCTCAAACTCCTCAATGATGGCATGCGTGTTGAAATCGAAGCCAAAGTGAACGAAGATAATATTAAAAAATTGAATGCCGAGGGTGTTGTGATTAGCGGTTGTGGTAAAAGTATGACGGCAAACATCGACCCTGAAGCGATTGAGGCGAAAGTCATCAAGAGTGATTTTAGCATTAGTGCGGAGCGCCTTAGTACTGCAATGAGCCAGTTTTACACTGAGTGTCCTTTGTATGAACAAACAGGGTGTGTTCATACGGCAAAACTGTTTACCGATGAAAACACTTACTTCATTGGTGAAGACATTGCCCAACACAATACGATTGATAAAGTCGTTGGAAAAGCGCAGATGGCAGGTATTGATGTGCGAAGTGCTTTTTTGATGGTGAGCGGTCGTCTCTCTTCAGAAATGGTTGCTAAAGCGGTGATGCACCAGATTCCCATCCTTGCTTCACGCACGGCATCAACCTGTTTGGGTTTGATGATCGCTGAGAAATTTGGACTTACACTGATCGGTTTTGTACGAGGTGATACGATGAATGTTTACCGCCATCCAAGGAGAATCCATGTCTGA
- a CDS encoding formate dehydrogenase subunit gamma, protein MKKSIILFIALLGLASVAYAADSQIWGEMRIQNILGYGQEESWKLGPLFTMLQHKYFAWIFLGVLIGVSAAFFIHYKIIGPKVFPHSEKKYYAFNLYNRIIHQIAAVSFLVIIPTGFIIVFGDFFGGGTFVRMAKNLHGIFTIPFTIVVIPMALMWLKEAIFNWDDVKWLMIVGGYLSKEKKPILAGKFNCGQKMWYWVAILGGITMILSGAFMYFLDFKMEMLHNLTGMSQIDLLRAAAILHNVMGFVVLALFITHVYMSMFAIKGAVHSIITGYVEEEEVKILHSTWYKKLKDQGKF, encoded by the coding sequence ATGAAAAAGTCTATTATCCTGTTCATTGCACTCCTTGGCTTGGCATCAGTGGCGTACGCCGCTGATAGCCAAATCTGGGGTGAGATGCGCATCCAAAATATCCTAGGATACGGACAAGAAGAGTCATGGAAATTAGGACCCTTGTTCACCATGCTTCAGCATAAATACTTCGCATGGATCTTCCTAGGAGTGTTAATCGGAGTATCAGCAGCCTTCTTTATCCATTATAAGATTATAGGGCCTAAAGTGTTTCCACACAGTGAAAAGAAATACTACGCCTTTAATCTCTATAACCGTATTATCCACCAAATAGCAGCGGTCAGCTTCTTGGTGATTATACCCACAGGATTTATCATCGTCTTTGGTGACTTCTTTGGTGGTGGAACCTTTGTAAGAATGGCAAAAAACCTTCATGGCATCTTTACCATTCCCTTCACCATTGTGGTCATTCCTATGGCACTCATGTGGCTTAAAGAAGCGATCTTTAACTGGGATGATGTGAAATGGTTGATGATCGTAGGTGGATACCTCTCCAAAGAGAAAAAACCCATCTTAGCAGGGAAGTTTAACTGCGGTCAAAAGATGTGGTACTGGGTAGCAATACTCGGCGGAATCACGATGATCTTAAGTGGTGCCTTTATGTACTTCCTAGACTTTAAAATGGAGATGTTGCATAACTTAACAGGCATGAGTCAAATAGACCTGCTAAGAGCTGCAGCGATTCTTCATAATGTGATGGGCTTTGTAGTCTTAGCTCTTTTCATTACCCATGTCTATATGTCCATGTTTGCTATTAAAGGAGCGGTTCATAGTATTATCACAGGGTATGTTGAAGAAGAAGAAGTCAAGATCCTTCACAGTACGTGGTATAAAAAGCTTAAGGATCAGGGGAAGTTTTGA
- the fdh3B gene encoding formate dehydrogenase FDH3 subunit beta, protein MDYARMKFYCDESRCIECDGCSIACAEAHELPTGISRRKVVTINEGIPGKEMSTSIACMHCTDAPCEQVCPVDCFYIREDGIVLHDKDKCIGCGYCLYACPFGAPQFPRDGAFGAKGAMDKCTMCAGGPLETNSEKERHLYGQNRIAEGKVPVCAAMCSTKALLVGDAESVSNVYRARVMARGGKGANSPYGWDKAYKNQ, encoded by the coding sequence ATGGATTACGCAAGAATGAAATTTTACTGCGATGAGAGCAGGTGTATAGAGTGCGATGGCTGTTCGATAGCATGTGCTGAGGCGCATGAACTTCCAACAGGTATCAGCAGACGAAAAGTTGTGACGATCAATGAGGGCATTCCAGGTAAGGAGATGAGTACGTCTATAGCATGTATGCATTGTACCGACGCTCCGTGTGAGCAAGTATGCCCAGTGGATTGTTTTTACATCAGAGAGGACGGCATCGTTCTTCATGATAAAGATAAATGTATCGGTTGTGGTTACTGCTTGTACGCATGTCCGTTTGGAGCTCCACAGTTCCCAAGAGATGGCGCATTCGGCGCTAAGGGAGCAATGGATAAATGTACGATGTGTGCAGGAGGTCCATTAGAGACGAACTCAGAAAAAGAGCGACATCTCTATGGTCAAAACCGTATCGCTGAGGGAAAAGTACCTGTATGTGCAGCGATGTGTTCAACCAAAGCACTTCTTGTTGGTGACGCAGAATCGGTATCAAACGTTTACAGAGCACGCGTGATGGCTCGTGGTGGAAAAGGCGCAAACTCTCCTTATGGATGGGATAAGGCATATAAAAACCAATGA
- a CDS encoding formate dehydrogenase subunit alpha has product MEKTTERALSTTVGRRSFLKMAAVASVFGATSGFAGENVTRAATEEEVKNPFPGSKKVKTICTSCSVGCGVIAEVQNGVWVRQEVAQDHPISLGGHCCKGADMIDMVRSEVRLKYPMVKENGQWKRLSWDDALNRIATKLADLKKKDGADSVQFLGSAKMGNEQAYYFRKFAAFYGTNNTDHQARIUHSSTVAGVANTFGYGAMTNSLGDIQKSKAIIIFGANPAVNHPVGFQHFLKAKERNNSQLIVIDPRFTKTAAKADIFAQIRPGTDIPFMYGMLNIIFKNGWEDKEYIHDRVFGMEKIREEAAKWTPELVADVTGIAADKLIQITTIYAKNRPGTLIWAMGLTQHTIGTSNTRMAPILQLALGNMGKAGGGTNILRGHDNVQGATDMGCLADSLPGYYGLAAGSWKYFAKQWGVEYDYIASQFKDPSWMEKNGFTLARWWAGVAGVKSDDKIENAGTTLKALIVMGNGITSVAQQAKIKEGLDNLEMIVLADPFVNEAAILTDKKDNVFILPAATQFETSGLVVATNRSAQWRYKVVEPLYESKADQDIMFELAKRLGFYEQYTKGMLMQETADGKLEMIPEKKAFQWPEDATNEIARIIKTIGLTGWTAERVKKHTDNWHMFDEVTGAGMGPMKGEYYGLPWPCWTKTHGGSPNLYDTSIPVSAGGMGFRNNFGLEKDGVNLLAEQGSFPKGSKIETGYPEISKENIEKVLGITLTDAEKAACGANWKVDNSNILVQKCMEAGVCPYGNAKARAIVWNFPDHIPMHREPLHSPRTDLTLKYPAYPDKANHFRVMTKYISVQSAQDYAKDFPINMVTGRLVTMNGAGIENRASKYIAALTPEMFCDIHPDLALKHDIKNGAMMWVHSPEGTKIKVKAKYSRSVLPDMVFMPFHFAGYFQGTDRTGNFPAGTKPYASGESVNTVTNYGYDIITQIPETKGGLCRIEKA; this is encoded by the coding sequence ATGGAAAAAACAACAGAACGTGCTTTAAGTACGACTGTCGGTCGTAGATCATTCCTCAAAATGGCAGCCGTTGCGAGCGTCTTTGGCGCAACTTCGGGTTTTGCTGGTGAGAATGTGACACGCGCCGCAACAGAGGAAGAGGTTAAAAACCCATTCCCAGGATCTAAGAAAGTTAAAACTATCTGTACATCATGCTCCGTTGGATGTGGTGTGATCGCAGAAGTTCAAAACGGCGTATGGGTTCGTCAAGAAGTTGCTCAAGACCACCCAATCAGCCTTGGCGGACACTGCTGTAAAGGTGCTGATATGATCGATATGGTCAGATCAGAAGTACGCCTCAAATACCCAATGGTTAAAGAAAATGGTCAATGGAAACGTCTCAGTTGGGATGATGCACTTAACCGCATTGCAACCAAATTGGCAGATCTTAAGAAAAAAGATGGAGCAGATTCTGTTCAATTTTTAGGCTCCGCAAAAATGGGTAATGAGCAAGCGTATTATTTTAGAAAATTCGCTGCATTTTACGGAACCAATAACACAGATCATCAAGCAAGAATCTGACACTCTTCCACAGTCGCCGGTGTGGCGAACACATTTGGATATGGTGCTATGACAAACTCCCTTGGAGATATTCAGAAGTCTAAAGCAATTATTATTTTTGGCGCAAATCCAGCGGTAAACCACCCTGTTGGTTTCCAACATTTCTTAAAAGCAAAAGAGAGAAATAACTCTCAATTAATCGTTATTGATCCACGTTTTACCAAAACAGCGGCTAAAGCAGATATTTTTGCGCAAATTCGCCCTGGTACTGACATTCCATTTATGTATGGAATGCTTAATATCATCTTCAAAAATGGTTGGGAAGATAAAGAGTATATTCATGACCGAGTTTTTGGTATGGAAAAAATTAGAGAAGAAGCTGCCAAGTGGACACCAGAACTTGTTGCGGATGTCACTGGAATTGCAGCAGATAAACTCATTCAAATTACAACGATTTATGCAAAAAATCGCCCTGGTACATTAATCTGGGCTATGGGTCTAACACAACACACTATTGGTACGAGTAATACACGTATGGCTCCGATTCTTCAGCTTGCACTTGGAAACATGGGTAAAGCGGGTGGCGGTACAAACATTCTAAGAGGTCACGACAACGTTCAAGGTGCGACTGATATGGGATGTCTTGCAGACTCACTTCCAGGTTACTATGGTCTAGCAGCGGGTTCATGGAAATACTTTGCAAAACAGTGGGGCGTAGAGTATGACTACATCGCTTCTCAGTTTAAAGATCCTTCATGGATGGAAAAAAATGGCTTTACTTTGGCACGTTGGTGGGCAGGTGTTGCCGGTGTTAAAAGTGATGATAAAATCGAAAATGCAGGCACAACCCTAAAAGCCCTCATTGTTATGGGAAATGGTATCACCTCTGTTGCTCAACAAGCAAAAATCAAAGAGGGTCTTGATAATTTAGAGATGATCGTTTTGGCTGATCCATTCGTCAACGAAGCGGCGATCTTGACCGATAAAAAAGACAACGTCTTTATCCTTCCAGCGGCTACGCAATTTGAGACCAGTGGTCTTGTGGTTGCAACCAATAGAAGTGCGCAGTGGCGTTACAAAGTCGTTGAACCATTGTATGAGAGTAAAGCGGATCAAGACATCATGTTTGAACTTGCAAAGCGTTTAGGTTTCTATGAGCAATATACCAAAGGTATGTTGATGCAAGAGACAGCAGACGGTAAGTTAGAGATGATTCCTGAGAAAAAAGCATTCCAATGGCCAGAAGATGCGACCAATGAAATTGCGCGTATCATCAAAACCATCGGATTAACCGGTTGGACGGCTGAGCGCGTTAAAAAACATACTGACAACTGGCATATGTTTGATGAAGTAACGGGTGCGGGAATGGGACCAATGAAGGGCGAATATTATGGACTTCCATGGCCGTGTTGGACGAAAACGCACGGTGGTTCACCAAACCTTTACGATACCAGCATTCCTGTTAGTGCAGGCGGTATGGGCTTTAGAAATAACTTCGGTTTGGAAAAAGACGGTGTGAACCTCTTGGCAGAACAAGGCTCTTTCCCTAAAGGCTCAAAAATTGAGACGGGTTACCCTGAGATCAGCAAAGAGAACATCGAAAAAGTGCTTGGGATTACATTAACGGATGCAGAAAAAGCGGCATGTGGCGCAAACTGGAAAGTTGATAACAGCAACATTTTAGTTCAAAAGTGTATGGAAGCGGGCGTTTGTCCTTATGGTAACGCGAAAGCAAGAGCGATTGTTTGGAACTTCCCAGACCATATCCCAATGCACCGTGAACCACTCCACTCACCACGAACGGATTTGACGCTCAAATACCCAGCGTATCCGGATAAAGCAAATCACTTCCGTGTTATGACGAAGTATATTTCTGTTCAAAGTGCGCAAGATTATGCGAAAGATTTCCCAATCAACATGGTGACAGGTCGTTTGGTCACGATGAACGGTGCGGGTATCGAAAATAGAGCGTCGAAGTACATTGCAGCCTTAACACCTGAGATGTTTTGTGATATTCACCCCGATTTAGCGCTTAAACATGATATTAAAAACGGTGCGATGATGTGGGTACACTCACCAGAAGGTACCAAAATCAAAGTGAAAGCGAAGTATTCTCGTAGTGTCCTTCCCGATATGGTCTTTATGCCATTCCACTTTGCAGGATATTTTCAAGGAACAGATAGAACGGGTAATTTCCCAGCAGGAACGAAACCGTATGCAAGCGGCGAGAGTGTCAACACCGTCACGAACTACGGGTATGACATCATTACTCAGATTCCTGAAACTAAGGGCGGCTTGTGTCGCATCGAAAAAGCGTAG
- a CDS encoding twin-arginine translocation signal domain-containing protein, producing the protein MNESRRGFVAKAALVGAVAAVGVVGAQASSSGTKGSNGVVVGKSNKKEITYKKTQAWEDYYKSAL; encoded by the coding sequence ATGAACGAAAGTAGACGTGGCTTTGTTGCAAAAGCGGCTCTTGTCGGTGCTGTCGCTGCCGTTGGCGTCGTTGGTGCACAAGCAAGTTCTTCTGGAACAAAAGGTTCAAATGGCGTTGTTGTAGGTAAATCGAATAAAAAAGAGATTACGTACAAGAAAACACAAGCATGGGAAGATTATTACAAATCTGCCCTATAA
- a CDS encoding TorD/DmsD family molecular chaperone, with translation MINKESVNKARSLYYGFLSKMFVFTTHADRYLGINEALRVMIQNPIDENSGEALKEIQAFLNTCGQTALIQEYDDIFHNPAYKVVRNTASYYDEGVESGHQRLAVKNFLAKTKIRRDEANFKENEDSVGFIFTFMHELIELIMQGGKEYETIQHCLFVEVINPFMDEFVINVYEHPMSKAYQSVAIVLNAFMAFERMYFEEAKPPFKEKIRVQKPVEVISGAEAKRRAENKAKKMAGLEAKVERAIR, from the coding sequence ATGATAAATAAAGAATCGGTTAATAAAGCTCGCTCACTCTACTATGGCTTTTTGAGCAAAATGTTTGTTTTTACAACACATGCGGATCGCTATTTAGGAATTAATGAAGCACTTCGTGTGATGATCCAAAATCCTATTGATGAAAATTCAGGCGAAGCGCTCAAAGAAATTCAAGCTTTTTTAAACACCTGTGGGCAAACTGCCTTGATTCAAGAGTACGATGACATCTTCCACAACCCTGCCTACAAAGTCGTTCGCAATACCGCTTCGTACTATGACGAAGGCGTTGAGAGCGGTCACCAACGACTGGCTGTTAAAAATTTCTTAGCCAAAACCAAAATCAGACGCGATGAAGCGAATTTCAAAGAGAATGAAGACAGCGTTGGATTTATCTTTACCTTTATGCACGAACTGATCGAGCTCATTATGCAAGGAGGGAAAGAGTATGAAACTATCCAACATTGCCTTTTTGTCGAAGTGATTAATCCGTTCATGGATGAGTTTGTCATCAACGTTTACGAACACCCGATGTCTAAAGCGTATCAGTCTGTCGCAATTGTTTTAAACGCGTTTATGGCGTTTGAGCGCATGTACTTTGAGGAGGCAAAACCACCTTTCAAAGAAAAAATTAGAGTTCAAAAACCTGTGGAAGTTATCTCAGGGGCAGAGGCAAAAAGACGTGCGGAAAATAAAGCTAAAAAGATGGCAGGGCTTGAAGCAAAAGTGGAGCGTGCCATTCGCTAG
- a CDS encoding TonB-dependent receptor plug domain-containing protein: protein MKFKIGVALSLITASVLMGETYELGKIEVTSEKDISQNPSVEVVSTETIKESEAKTVVEALQSVPSVYADYTGARGESKVRVRGFSSTRVPIYIDGIPIYVPYDHNIDLARFKTYDIGEIDVSKGYVSPMYGANTMGGAINLITKKPTKELEGEVGAGVFSGNGYEEYATIGTKQELYYGLLSVSNMQRDYYKLPSDYDSAGHQEGRKRSNSEYGDKKINIKVGYTPNLTDEYSLNYIAQRGEKEQPWFAMAQGTTNNTAYNRNWDWKDWDKTSYYLITKTAIGEHYLKTRLYYDEFYNKILFKGTPQSGAQDVVSEISEYDDNTFGGIVEGDIKIADNHLLKLSVSQKYDNHKDISSKSPNADLKDESKTLSLGAEYSWQLTDALTWTLGGSYDKNEITKAEYRNSAGTLIAGEFPKYDSDAFNPQTILTFHATTDLMFYGSVSQKSNMPTLKDRYSSKFGDYILNPSLDAERSTTYEVGTDWAFVDDHHAKVALFYTKTKDYIASVSGLTNTDATLGCTGTNCKQMQNFDQEEHKGVEVTFDSLWSSQLKSTLSYTYIDAEIEDSKTANAQYTTDTPKHSYYASMTYSPIHSIDITPILRHEGERYSNVTGSEKSSSYTVADIRVAYRPVKALELAVGIKNLFDELYYYNNGYVQEGRNYYANVRYSF, encoded by the coding sequence ATGAAATTTAAAATTGGCGTGGCGCTCTCGTTGATCACAGCATCCGTGTTGATGGGTGAGACGTATGAATTAGGAAAAATCGAGGTAACGTCGGAGAAAGATATCAGTCAAAATCCGAGCGTTGAGGTGGTGTCAACGGAAACAATTAAAGAGAGCGAAGCAAAAACCGTTGTTGAAGCGCTTCAAAGTGTACCGAGTGTTTATGCGGATTATACAGGGGCTCGAGGTGAGTCAAAAGTGCGTGTGCGTGGCTTTTCGAGTACACGCGTGCCTATTTATATCGACGGTATTCCCATTTACGTTCCGTATGATCACAATATCGATTTGGCGCGGTTCAAAACCTATGATATTGGCGAAATAGACGTTTCCAAAGGGTATGTTTCTCCGATGTACGGGGCGAATACAATGGGTGGGGCAATTAACCTTATTACTAAAAAACCGACCAAAGAGCTTGAGGGCGAAGTTGGAGCTGGCGTATTTAGTGGCAATGGCTATGAAGAGTATGCAACCATCGGAACAAAGCAAGAGCTTTACTACGGCTTACTCTCCGTTTCAAATATGCAAAGAGACTATTATAAACTTCCAAGCGATTACGATTCAGCGGGGCATCAAGAAGGGCGCAAACGTTCCAATTCAGAGTACGGCGATAAAAAAATAAACATCAAAGTCGGCTATACGCCCAATTTGACAGATGAATATTCACTCAATTATATCGCTCAACGTGGTGAAAAAGAGCAACCGTGGTTTGCGATGGCGCAAGGTACTACGAATAACACTGCCTATAATCGCAACTGGGATTGGAAAGACTGGGATAAGACAAGTTATTATTTGATTACCAAAACGGCTATTGGGGAACATTATCTTAAAACGCGTTTGTATTACGATGAGTTTTACAACAAAATTCTTTTTAAAGGAACACCACAATCTGGGGCGCAAGATGTTGTGAGCGAGATTTCAGAATACGATGATAATACCTTTGGTGGCATTGTCGAAGGGGATATTAAAATCGCTGATAACCATCTTTTAAAACTTTCTGTTTCCCAAAAATATGATAACCATAAAGACATCAGCTCAAAATCTCCTAATGCAGATCTTAAAGATGAGAGTAAAACGTTGTCGTTAGGCGCTGAATATTCATGGCAACTCACTGACGCATTGACGTGGACATTAGGTGGTAGTTACGATAAAAATGAGATTACCAAAGCGGAGTATCGTAACAGTGCAGGAACACTCATCGCTGGAGAGTTCCCCAAATATGACTCCGATGCGTTCAATCCTCAAACCATTCTGACGTTTCATGCGACGACAGATCTGATGTTTTATGGAAGTGTCTCTCAAAAGAGCAATATGCCAACACTGAAAGATCGTTACTCCTCAAAATTTGGAGATTATATTCTCAATCCTAGCTTGGATGCAGAACGTTCTACGACGTATGAAGTCGGCACTGACTGGGCATTTGTGGACGATCATCATGCTAAAGTAGCGCTTTTTTACACGAAAACAAAAGATTATATTGCTTCAGTGAGTGGTTTAACCAATACGGATGCAACACTGGGTTGTACCGGTACAAACTGTAAACAGATGCAAAATTTCGATCAAGAAGAGCATAAAGGTGTTGAAGTTACCTTTGATTCGCTGTGGAGCAGTCAGCTTAAAAGTACACTCTCTTACACCTATATTGACGCAGAAATTGAAGACAGTAAAACGGCAAATGCACAGTACACGACCGATACACCCAAACACAGCTATTATGCAAGTATGACCTATTCGCCGATTCATTCGATTGATATTACCCCTATCCTTCGACATGAAGGTGAGCGTTATTCTAATGTAACAGGGAGTGAAAAGAGCAGCTCCTATACAGTGGCAGACATACGAGTTGCGTATAGGCCTGTAAAAGCACTTGAGCTTGCTGTTGGTATTAAAAATCTCTTTGATGAGCTATATTACTACAATAATGGCTATGTTCAAGAGGGTCGAAACTATTACGCGAATGTGCGTTATAGCTTCTAA
- a CDS encoding ABC transporter ATP-binding protein, whose amino-acid sequence MSFYSAENLYFSYNSTPILQGVDLHIDEGSIVSLLGPNGTGKSTLMKLFLGLLSPKSGEVFLKGKTLQSYSIKERALHVSYVPQSTQVAFAFCALDIVVMGRIAFESWFQKPSKTDRDLARVAMERLGIGHLEKRTFQTLSGGEKQLVLIARSLAQGAKILVMDEPVSGLDYGNQLRLLETIMKLSKEGYTFLKSTHFPEHALMLGGYTYALKNGHILAHGLTCKTITQELINELYHTNIELKQTVCGYPVCIPSFVHSTKV is encoded by the coding sequence ATGAGTTTTTACAGCGCTGAAAATCTTTATTTTTCCTACAACAGCACGCCGATTTTGCAAGGGGTGGATCTTCACATTGATGAGGGTTCCATCGTCTCACTTCTAGGACCCAATGGCACGGGAAAAAGTACGCTGATGAAGCTTTTTTTAGGACTTTTAAGCCCCAAAAGTGGCGAAGTGTTTTTAAAAGGCAAAACATTACAGAGCTATTCCATTAAAGAACGCGCTTTACATGTAAGCTATGTTCCGCAAAGTACGCAAGTTGCGTTTGCGTTTTGCGCACTCGACATTGTCGTTATGGGGCGCATCGCTTTTGAGTCATGGTTTCAAAAACCAAGTAAAACAGACAGGGATTTAGCGCGTGTGGCGATGGAGCGACTGGGCATTGGGCATCTGGAAAAGCGCACTTTTCAAACGCTGAGTGGCGGTGAAAAACAGCTGGTTTTAATCGCTCGTTCCTTGGCGCAAGGGGCAAAAATCTTGGTCATGGATGAGCCCGTTTCGGGGCTCGATTATGGCAATCAACTGCGCCTTTTGGAGACAATTATGAAGCTCTCCAAAGAGGGCTACACCTTTTTAAAATCAACCCATTTTCCTGAACATGCGCTGATGCTAGGCGGTTACACTTATGCGCTGAAAAACGGGCATATCTTGGCTCATGGGCTTACATGTAAAACGATTACGCAGGAGCTTATTAACGAGCTTTACCACACAAACATCGAGCTTAAACAGACGGTTTGCGGCTATCCTGTCTGCATTCCTTCTTTTGTTCATTCCACTAAAGTGTAG
- a CDS encoding FecCD family ABC transporter permease, translating to MKNSFLFGMMAVLLGLSLLISLALGRYEIDLSTLTQLLLWKLLNIGTAPNEVMLLSNIVFDIRLPRILAVILVGAALSVSGGAFQAMFVNPLVSPGILGVLAGASFGAALGIMISESWFGVQLFSFAFGFVAVLVALGVAKIYGRSGSQTILLVLGGVISSSLFSALLSTVKYVADPYNKLPTIVYWLMGSFSAVDMKTLSGVAIPLIFSTIALSLMGKYLNVLSLGDEDAKALGVRVVWVRNSAILLATLLSTLTVVVAGMIGWVGLIIPHIARFLVGADNRVLLPMCALLGATFLIIVDTLCRTSMSVEIPIGIATSLIGIPIFVFALKNAKKGFA from the coding sequence ATGAAAAACTCGTTTCTTTTTGGCATGATGGCTGTATTGCTTGGGTTAAGTTTGCTCATTTCCCTAGCCCTTGGTCGCTATGAGATCGACCTTAGCACGCTTACGCAACTGCTGTTATGGAAACTGCTGAACATTGGCACGGCTCCCAATGAGGTAATGCTGCTTTCCAACATTGTCTTTGACATTCGCTTACCACGCATTTTAGCGGTCATTTTAGTCGGCGCAGCACTCTCGGTTTCGGGTGGTGCGTTTCAAGCGATGTTTGTCAACCCTCTAGTTTCGCCTGGTATTTTGGGCGTGCTTGCCGGTGCTTCGTTTGGCGCAGCACTTGGCATTATGATCTCTGAGAGTTGGTTTGGGGTGCAACTTTTTTCCTTTGCTTTTGGGTTTGTAGCCGTTTTAGTCGCCCTTGGTGTGGCGAAGATTTATGGCAGAAGCGGCTCGCAGACGATTCTTTTAGTCCTTGGTGGCGTCATCTCCAGCTCGCTTTTCTCTGCACTGCTTTCAACGGTGAAGTATGTCGCCGACCCGTACAACAAACTTCCGACGATTGTTTATTGGTTGATGGGCTCTTTCAGCGCGGTCGATATGAAAACACTCTCTGGCGTTGCCATTCCTCTGATTTTTAGCACCATTGCGCTCTCTTTAATGGGCAAATACCTCAATGTTTTAAGTCTGGGCGATGAAGATGCGAAGGCGCTGGGAGTGCGTGTGGTGTGGGTGCGCAACAGTGCAATTTTACTCGCTACTTTGCTGAGTACGCTCACCGTTGTCGTTGCTGGAATGATCGGCTGGGTGGGGCTTATCATACCGCATATTGCGCGCTTTTTAGTGGGAGCAGATAACCGCGTTCTGCTTCCGATGTGCGCACTTTTGGGAGCGACCTTTCTCATCATCGTCGATACCTTGTGCCGTACGTCGATGAGCGTGGAGATTCCCATCGGTATTGCGACTTCGCTTATTGGTATTCCTATCTTTGTTTTTGCGTTGAAAAATGCGAAAAAAGGGTTTGCATGA